Within Lepus europaeus isolate LE1 chromosome 8, mLepTim1.pri, whole genome shotgun sequence, the genomic segment gCTGAggggcggccccggccccgcccgacCCGCGGGCGGCCCCGCCCCGAGGGCGGAGACCGGGCGGAGCGGCGCGCTCCTCCGCCTCCTCGCGACTCGCCGCTGCCCCCGGTGCCGGCGGCGCATGTGCCCGGCGTCCCCTCCCCGGCCCTGGAGTCCGCTTCCCCTCCGCTCGCGCTGCAGCGGCAGCCGCCTCCaggccccgcgccgccgccggaGTCCATGGCCGGGACGCGCTGGGTGCTCGGGGCGCTGCTCCGGGGCTGCGGCTGCAACTGCAGCAGTTGCCGGCGCACCGGCGCCGCCTGCCTGCCCTTCTACTCCGCCGCCGGCTCCTTCCCCTCCGGCGTCTcgggccgccgccgcctgctgctgctgctcggggccgccgcggccgccgcctcccAGACGCGCGGCCTCCAGCTCGGGCCTGCGCCCGCCGGGAGGCTGGCGGGCCCTCCGCCCGCCGCCACCTCCGCCGCagccgcggccgccgcctcctACCCGGCCCTGCGCGCCCCTCTGCTGCCGCAGTCGCTGGCGGCGGCCGCGGGCCCGGCGCGGGGCTACAGCCAGGTACGTGGGCGCCGCGCGGGGCCGCGCGCGGGACCCCCCCatcccggcggcggcggcggcgcgcatGCGCGCGCCCGGGGATCCGCGGCACGCGCCGTGCACCCCCGCCCCCCGGTCCGCTCCCTGCTCCTATTGGGCCCGGGGAACAAGGgccgctcttccaggcctgcGATTTTCTCCTGGTTTTGCGCGCCCCCGGAGTCTCTGGTCGGTTGGGCAGTGTACGTGGGACCGGGGTGCATGTTGAGGCCTTGTGTCCCGCCGGGCCCATGGTAGGTGTCGTGAGGCTGCTGACACCCGCTCCCCGCATCCCCGTCGCCGTCCACCCGCCGGCTGTGAAGTTGGGAGGCCGGACCCGGCGCGGGGCTGGGAGCCGCCGTGCAGCCGCCGCGCTAGGCCCGGGCGTCCCTGGGCGCCGCGCGGGCAGCCGCCGCCGGCAGGGTTCGTGCGGGGATGGAGCCTGGAGCCCGGCGCGCCCTGCTCGCTCGCCTCCTCGGGCCGAGGCGGGCTGCCCCAGTGCACTGAAGGTCACCTCTGGAACTCCGCTCCTTTGACACGAGGGCCTTTAGCACTGCGGGGCGCCTCCCGCGGGGAGAGCAGTCGGGACAGTGTGCGGTACTGGGGGCGGAGGAGAGACTGCGGGGAGTGGGCCTCCAGGGTCGAGGCCGCAATTTGGGGTCTCCAAAGTGAGtccaccgtttttttttttttaaatttttttctgattgcaCATATTTTGCGCCTGCTGTGTGCAGCGTCCGCCTCTGCTTGTTCTGTGGCGTCTGAGAAGTGGCATGCACACTTTTGGACTCCCTGGCCCCGGATGTTTGTCTGAATTCAGTTTGTGCTGCTTGGATTTATGGAAACTGGGAGGTGAAACAGCATGGCTGCTGTCTGCCAGGGGCTGAGCTAAttgatttgaatcctggcccaATACTTTTCTGCTGCGGTGCTTTTTGGAACGCTGGCGAAATGGGGGAAAGTTGCTCTAAAACAAACAGCCCATCTCCAGTGAGCCTTTGAGCACTAGGGCTTCTCTGGATTGATgtattttcttctgtaaaattGACTACAGCGACAGAATCTGTTGAGCATATACTAGTACTGTGTGTGTTACACACCATGCTCCCATTTATCCTTGACTCCCTTAAAATTAGAGCCCAATCTTCATGAAAGGATGGATGGTACGCAGGTGTCTCCGAAAACCTGGTTTGTCGCCCCACGTTGCTGTTCCAGTACCTGATGCGTTATTAAATTCCAGTTGTGGCTTAGTCTTAGAACACGGAGGTCTTTAGGGGCGTCTTCAGCTCCTGTCGCCTCGCACTGTTGCTTGCTGTGGGCTTCTTGTTCACTTGTCTGGCGTGCCAGCTGACAGATTAATCTTTCCAAGGCGTCCTGCGGCCTGGATTTACCCACTGCTCCACGTCTTTTATTAACGTCCCTTTGCCTGCCCAGTGAAGGGCACACGTGGAGCCCAGGGGTCAAGGCCTGCTGCTGCATCCTACCAGATCCTTTTGCCAGCTCATTTTCTGTGGTTCCTGAGTGTCCTCTACAGTTGGGACAAATGGGAGTAGTTTGCTGTTTTCCAAATGGGCCTTTGTTCATATTACTTTTTGTCTCCACCTCTCAAACTGTAATGCCCTTTTCTATATCCCTGTATCACCTCTTGATTCTTCTGTTAGTGCTCTGTTTtgaattctttaatattttgtatcttAAGTATAGCACTTGAAACATCTATGCTTGTCTGATTCAAGATAATAATCTCGGGGCCTGTGATGTGGCTAGCgggcaccgcctgcagtgctggcatcccatatggatgccagttggagtccttggctgctccatttttcatCCAgctcagctccttgggcccctacgcccacatggaagacccagaagaatctcctggttcctggctttagtttgccccagctccagctgttgcagccatctggggagtgaacccccggatggaagtctctctctctctctctctctctctgcctctctgtaactctgcctttcaaataaataaataaataaatagatagatatttaCAAAAAAGAGATAATGTCTCTGAGAGGAGAGTATCCCTTGCATTGAGTGTAAGGGGCACTCAAATGTTGGTCAGGTTGAAGGGATGCATCTTGTACTACTTTAATTAAAACATTACTAGGTATAATTTGGGGctgatgcattttaaaatatatggccTGCCAAAGCAGAAGGCTATGCCTGCTTCTTGCTTTAGGGTGTACATTTGGTGCCTAAACAGGACATGTTGACTTTGTGAAGCTTTTTGCATCTGAAATATTACTGTCATCTAACGCATTAGTTTgtagaaataaacattttctgagTGGGCTGTCCAGGAAATACTTTTACCtatcttcatttctcttggaaGGAGTCCAAAACTACCTACCTGGAAGACCTTCCGCCACTCCCTGAGTATGAATTGGCCCCATCCAAGATAGGAGAGGAAGTGGATGATGTTTTTCTCATTCGAGCTCAAGGATTGCCCTGGTCGTGCACTGTGGAAGATGTGCTTAACTTTTTCTCAGGTACATTTCAATTCTGTCAATTCGTGTGAGTAACAGGTAGTCCTGCAAGCTCTGCAGTCAGGTATGCTGGAGACAGTTTCTCTGATGGTTGGGAAGAGTTTTATGTTGGCTCTTCTGTAGTCAGACCAAGTGACACTGTGTGTATGTATCATCTGTGGCCTGTATATGCTTGCTTTTTTAACTTTGTGGTACAGTATTTCATGTTAAAACTGTGATATGAAACCAGTTTTCTCTGAAGTTTTAATATTAACATATCAAAAAGCAAACCTGTTCATGGAAATAGTGGATTAAGAGTAGCTCTTTATGTAGAACATCCATTTAGAATACAAGGTCACTTGGTATCAAGTGATAGACATCGTTTAGTAACGTATTTGGGAGATTTTATAATCTGTGGTTTGTGTATTTAGTTTCTACATCTGACTCTCAATTTTTCTGTTCAGAGGCTTTTAGAAGGTGCCACCATAAAATGTGTGGAAGAGTGTAATGTATTAACTGCCATAACGTGCAGAGGATTATGTAGGTCAAGCATTTTATGAAGCTGCTTGCCACTTACATCTTTGCCTTACTCCCATTGTAAGAGGTGTGCGGTATGGGGAAGTCTTTCCTTCATTATCAAAAGTGTGAAAAGTAAAATTATGGTAGCAAAAATATTCTTATAGGAGATGTTTTTAGAGGCCTATGGATGTGATTTTAAGACCCTCATGCATCAACCCAACCACATATTAATGCCTGTAAGTGATTTGAAACTGACATGGGAACACTGGAGTGGACATCATGCATTTGGTGTTGGGCCTAGTCTGACTTGCCATTTGCCGGCCGGGAGATCCTGAGCCTGTGTGTCAGGGCTTACTTATCCTGGCTGCTTGCAACCTTATAGAGATTACCACCTGATTAACATTTGGATGGCTTCAGAGAGGGGAGTTGTATAAGGGATCTGACAGGCATAAAAAAATGTGGTTTCTGCTGTTTCTGGAAAATTGCATTCTAGCCACTTGGGTAATTGAACtgaaattttgcttttaattgatttgatttaaatatttttagactgCAGAATCCGCAATGGCGAGAATGGAATACACTTCCTCTTAAATAGAGATGGGAAACGAAGGGGTGATGCCTTAATTGAAATGGAGTCAGAGCAAGATGTGCAGAAGGCCTTAGAGAAGCACCGCATGTACATGGGGCAGCGGTACGTGGAAGGTATGTGAAGCGAGCTGCTGGCTTCTGAAGATTCTTGCTTTAGGTTGTACACTTCTCAGGGACGTTTTCCTATGCTCCCTGACAATAGTGAAGTAGTTAGATGCTTTGAATGTGATATTTTATAGTCTGTGAAAATGAAGCAGTGTGATAATCTCAGTCTCtgatctataaaatgaagatgtTGACCAAGTTTGTGTTAAAAATTGAGTGGGTTAGCGGTGGGCGTTTTACACTGCAGTTAACACATTGCTTGGAGCACCTGCATCCCTGTTAGAGTGCCTGAGTGCAAGTTCTTGCTCCACTACTTCtggtacagcttcctgctgatgcacaccttgagcggcagcaggtgataacagctcaagtacttgggtccctgccgcccatatgggagacctggattaaattctaggctcctgactttgttggCCAGgccaagcctggctgttgcaggcattggtggagtgaatcagcagatgagtaatctctctctccctcacttcttctctgcctttaaaataaagtgaaaataaataagtaatttttaaaaaatattttgtttatttatttgagaggtagagttacagacagagagagggagagatggagagaaaagtcatccatccactggttcactccccaaatggccaaaacagccagagctgagttgattgAAGCTGGGcgctaagagcttcttccgagtctcccatgcaggtgcaggggtccaagcacttgggccatcttccactgttttcccaggccataagcagagagcttggatcggaagaggagaagcctggacatgaattggctcccatatgggatgagggtggaggcttagcctactgtgctacGGTGTTGGCCCCaaagtaaaaattgtttaaagagtcgagaggattaaatgagttatgCCTGGCGCATGTTTATGTATTCAATAAATGTCAATCATTTTCCCATGAGAAGTAATAAAGCTGAAAACAGTTTTTTGAATTCTTGGATGATTCACCAAGTggtaatatttgatttttaaaaaaactggctGGCCTCTTCCTTTGTTTTGTGAACTTTGTATCCAATTTGTGCTTTTCTTTGCAGTATATGAGATAAACAATGAAGATGTGGATGCCTTAATGAAGAGCCTACAGGTCAAATCTTCACCTGTGGTAAATGATGGCGTGGTTCGTTTGCGAGGACTTCCTTATAGTTGCAATGAGAAAGACATTGTAGACTTCTTTGCAGGTGCTTTTAATTTATATCGTGTTTGGGTATCATTTTCCCCCCATTTCCCTCCATTATCTCCTTCTGTATTTTATTCTGTCAGGCAGGTCTTTAGGGATTGTTAAATTTTGAAGTGATTTCACTATTGAAGAAAATATTGTCTTGTAATAGTGGCCATATTTGAGGCAGTAACAACTTGTATGATTTTAAAGCATTATCTAATTCCTAGCTGTAAAATATACACCATAATTAGTTGTAATAATGTTAGCCTAGATCTCTAtttagggtacttcaaaaggttcatggaaaaatggaaatagaagataagcctatattggtgcaaaaaaaaaaatgaaacccatgcatagttttttcacagtaatgcatttctcatgaattttttgaagaacacatggatttaaaaaggTTTTCGCatcaaaatcaaattttaattcgttcttcaatgaactttttgaagtaccccctaGAGTGATGCATTGCTTAATGATGGGATACATTCTGAGAAAGGTGTGGTTGGGTGCCTTCTTTGCTGTATGAACATCATAGAGTAGTGTGTTTACACCAAATAACAAGGCTGCAGAGTCACTAGGCAGCATAATCCTATGGGACCACTGTTGTGTGTATGCTGTGTTGTTGATGGAGTCGTTAGGCAATGCATGACCTCAAAAAGTGAAGGGTGGACAGTGTGTGTTTTAGAGGGGCTGCTTGGACCCTAGATATTTTGTAAATACAGATATTAAAATGTGTTAACACTTTTGGCTGCACAATATTCAAACTTTGGGACTTGCAGAACAGCATATAGATTGTATTAGTGAGTAATTGTGTTCTAAGGATACAAAAAGTCCTGTTAGCAGCACTAATTTGCAATAATTTTGGGGTCCTAGGTCTGAATATAGTGGACATTACTTTTGTGATGGActacagagggagaagaaaaacagGAGAGGCCTATGTGCAGTTTGAAGAACCCGAGATGGCCAACCAAGCCCTGTTGAAACACAGGGAAGAAATTGGTAACCGGTGAGTAGATAATGTTTTTCGATGGCAGAAGTTTTGCACATCAGGTCAGTTTGATACATGGACTATAATATGACTGTAAAATTACCCaaacgcggctcactaggctaatcctccgccttgcggcgccggcacaccgggttctagtcccggtcggggcaccgatcctgtcccggttgcccctcttccaggccagctctctgctgtggccagggagtgcagtggaggatggcccaagtacttgggccctgcaccccatgggagaccagaagaagcacctggctcctgccatcggatcagcgcggtgcgccggccgcagcgcgctaccgcggcggccattggagggtgaaccaacggcaaaaggaagacctttctctctgtctctctctcactgtccactctgcctgtcaaaaataaaaaaaaaaaaaaaaaaaaaaaattacccaaatGCAGAAAAGTAGTGAGAAGAAGATGATAAGGCATTAAATTTCTGTCACTTGTAGTAACAAATTATTAACGTCTGTTATATTTGTCTCATTTTtgtatgtatgcatttttttttaaagatttatttatttatttggaaagtcagagttacacagagagaggagaagcagagggaggttttccatccgctggttcacttcccaattggccgcaatggccagagctgctctgatcagaagccaggacatgagaactttttctgggtctcccacgtggatgcaggggcccaaggacttgggccatctgctgctgctttctcaggccatagcagagagctgtataggaagtagagcagtcaggacttgaaccagttgcccatattggatgccggcatgcaggcggcggctttacccactatgccacagtgccggtccccagtatgcatattaaaattacattttctgaCATAATTACTATATTACCACATCTGAAAAATCAGCAGTTACTTAATAAGAGTCTGTAATGATCCTTTCCCACATGTACCAAAAGTATTTTTTGCAGTTGGTTTAGAATTCAGAGTTTACACATTGCATTTGATTATTGTCCCTGATTCTCCTATAAACTAGAGCAAATATCCTTCTCCTTTATTTACTCTCAATTTGCAATTGACTTTTGAAGAAATTGGTCAACTGTCTTGTGCTACGTCTCATGCTCACATCCGTCAGGATGCACATATTGATAGGTGGTTTGAGTTTCAACTTTAGTTtgagatataataaaaaatgtcAACTTTTAATCATTGTTTTGATGCTTTCTGGCCTTTTACTTAGCTCctttgaagttaaaaaaattcataagtcattctttgtattttatttctatttatttgagagacagacttaaaggggctggtgccatgagcttcttccaggtctcccacacaggtgcaggggaccaaggacttaggccatcttctactgctttcccaggccacagcagagagctggatcagaagtggagcagccggtactggaactggtgcccatgtagcttgccagcactgcaggcagtagctttacctgctatgccacagtgccagcccctcaaaggtCTTTTGAGAAGTAGTGCACCGATCATTTTTCATTTGGAATGGTTTTCTGTTTGCTGATGTGTTTTCAAACAGAATTCAAAACCTGCAACTTGGTTTAATGCATATCTCTTgacctttaaaatgtatttgaagcaATATTTAAATAGGACTTTAAAATTAGGAATTAGATGTCTTTAAATTTATGCATAGTAATTTTACACTGTTAAATAATTCCCTTCTCACATTCCCTGTCTGcatattttgaatgtgtttattaaaatatttttaaacatatttgccTACATTGTGCTGTGTGGATGGTTTTCACTAGATTAATTcactagttgttttttttttttttttttttttttttaagatttacttatttttatttgaaagtcagagttagaggagaggcagagagagaaagaagtcttccatccgctggatcactccccaagtggccgcaacggctggagctgcgccaatcaggagtcagaagcttattctgggtctcccacacgggtgcttcttctgggtctcccacacgggtgcaggggcccaaagacttgggccatcttctattgctataccaggccatagcagagagctggatcggaagtggagcagccaggtctcgaactggtgcccatatgagatgctggcgcttcaggccagggcgttaactctctgtgccacagcgccggccccaattcacTAGGTTTTaattatagatttcttttttaatttttttttttttttgacaggcagagtggacagtgagagagagagagacagagagaaaggtcttccttttgccgttggttcaccctccgatggccaccgcggttggcgcgctgcggccggcacagcgcgctgatccgatggcaggagccaggggcttatcctggtctcccatgcgggtgcagggtccaagcacttgggccatcct encodes:
- the GRSF1 gene encoding G-rich sequence factor 1 isoform X2; amino-acid sequence: MASKQPGSRQQKTKESKTTYLEDLPPLPEYELAPSKIGEEVDDVFLIRAQGLPWSCTVEDVLNFFSDCRIRNGENGIHFLLNRDGKRRGDALIEMESEQDVQKALEKHRMYMGQRYVEVYEINNEDVDALMKSLQVKSSPVVNDGVVRLRGLPYSCNEKDIVDFFAGLNIVDITFVMDYRGRRKTGEAYVQFEEPEMANQALLKHREEIGNRYIEIFPSRRNEVRTHVGSHKGKKMASSPTAKYITEPEVVFEEHEVNEDIRPITAFESEKEIELPKEMSEKLPEAVELGTTPSLHFVHMRGLPFQANAQDIINFFAPLKPVRITMEYSSSGKATGEADVHFETHEDAVAAMLKDRSHVHHRYIELFLNSCPKGK
- the GRSF1 gene encoding G-rich sequence factor 1 isoform X1; translated protein: MAGTRWVLGALLRGCGCNCSSCRRTGAACLPFYSAAGSFPSGVSGRRRLLLLLGAAAAAASQTRGLQLGPAPAGRLAGPPPAATSAAAAAAASYPALRAPLLPQSLAAAAGPARGYSQESKTTYLEDLPPLPEYELAPSKIGEEVDDVFLIRAQGLPWSCTVEDVLNFFSDCRIRNGENGIHFLLNRDGKRRGDALIEMESEQDVQKALEKHRMYMGQRYVEVYEINNEDVDALMKSLQVKSSPVVNDGVVRLRGLPYSCNEKDIVDFFAGLNIVDITFVMDYRGRRKTGEAYVQFEEPEMANQALLKHREEIGNRYIEIFPSRRNEVRTHVGSHKGKKMASSPTAKYITEPEVVFEEHEVNEDIRPITAFESEKEIELPKEMSEKLPEAVELGTTPSLHFVHMRGLPFQANAQDIINFFAPLKPVRITMEYSSSGKATGEADVHFETHEDAVAAMLKDRSHVHHRYIELFLNSCPKGK
- the GRSF1 gene encoding G-rich sequence factor 1 isoform X3, translated to MESKTTYLEDLPPLPEYELAPSKIGEEVDDVFLIRAQGLPWSCTVEDVLNFFSDCRIRNGENGIHFLLNRDGKRRGDALIEMESEQDVQKALEKHRMYMGQRYVEVYEINNEDVDALMKSLQVKSSPVVNDGVVRLRGLPYSCNEKDIVDFFAGLNIVDITFVMDYRGRRKTGEAYVQFEEPEMANQALLKHREEIGNRYIEIFPSRRNEVRTHVGSHKGKKMASSPTAKYITEPEVVFEEHEVNEDIRPITAFESEKEIELPKEMSEKLPEAVELGTTPSLHFVHMRGLPFQANAQDIINFFAPLKPVRITMEYSSSGKATGEADVHFETHEDAVAAMLKDRSHVHHRYIELFLNSCPKGK